GCCGCCTCTGAGTTGAGAGAGAAAAGACCTCTCCACTCTCAATTCTTATCTGGCCATATCATATAATCTCCCATAGGCCTGGAACATCAAATCCTTATTATAATATTTGCGGCATCTTGCCTGGTTTTTGGCCCCCAGCCGGCTACGAAGCGGGGCATCATTTATCAATTGTTTCAGGAAAGAAGCGAAGCCGGTTTCATCTTCTTTATTCACTATATATGGTCGGTTTTCTTCAGTCACCATCTGTTTGATATCACCCACATCAGTCCCCACAATCGGAGAGCCAGCGGCCATGGCTTCCAGGACCGAAATCGGCATCTGCTCGGTATCAGAGGAAATACAAAAGATGTCGAATTTCTTAATTATTTCCGAAGGGTCTTCCTTATATCCTAACAACCTTACCCTTCCCCGGCTTCTTTTTTCGGCAATAAATTCTTTTAGAGCCGTATATTCCGGGCCATCGCCCACTATCCATAATTCAGCGCCGATATCCGCAGGTAACCGTGAAAAAATCCGGATCAACCGCCCCAGGTTTTTCTCCTTACGCAGCGGCGCTACGGTTCCGATGATAATATCGCCCTGGCCCAAAGATTTACTTTTTCCGGCTCGGGCATACTTAGCACAATCGACCCCATTGGGAACAAACTGCACCATACCCGGCTTGAGTTTCCAGGTCTGAAGCGCTATCTCTTTGAGTGTTAAAGAAGGCACAATAACCGCCAAAACATGAGACAAAAACAAGCGCCTGGTCCAGATCCGACGTCTCTTTTGAGCATATAATTCATCAGGCCTAAACCCCTCTTCTATATGAATATGAGGACATAGAGGCGAAAAATGATTCGCTATGGCCCACTCAATAGCCCCCCAGTTGTAGGTTAGCAGTAGGTCAGGATTAATCTTTTTTAAGGTGCGGCGAAATGAAATGACATTCCTGAAGGTATTTTTCTTATTAAACTTAAGTTG
This window of the bacterium genome carries:
- a CDS encoding glycosyltransferase family 4 protein, which codes for MSKHLLHIFSTFDVGGPQVRTCEIINHFGPKYKHTILAMDSHYEAKGKLKPGIEVNFLQLKFNKKNTFRNVISFRRTLKKINPDLLLTYNWGAIEWAIANHFSPLCPHIHIEEGFRPDELYAQKRRRIWTRRLFLSHVLAVIVPSLTLKEIALQTWKLKPGMVQFVPNGVDCAKYARAGKSKSLGQGDIIIGTVAPLRKEKNLGRLIRIFSRLPADIGAELWIVGDGPEYTALKEFIAEKRSRGRVRLLGYKEDPSEIIKKFDIFCISSDTEQMPISVLEAMAAGSPIVGTDVGDIKQMVTEENRPYIVNKEDETGFASFLKQLINDAPLRSRLGAKNQARCRKYYNKDLMFQAYGRLYDMAR